A region from the Palaemon carinicauda isolate YSFRI2023 chromosome 9, ASM3689809v2, whole genome shotgun sequence genome encodes:
- the LOC137647064 gene encoding uncharacterized protein produces MPLKHQLVHPTAEVALLGLQHGGTPLMSPVCVVTKGSILTPAGWKNMANTSTLEPPFRLFRDGGRTYVQWVGEESARIAAEGRLVKVTLICRDAAKPDTPVFTPCLAFRVAGSPGAGETAVSSPVRGVGASGLTSSEGVIIGLVVTCLAITYFVAMTIYIKVRRRKRRAHNRSKLAEEGLRGHSKGRGGGGGGGTGPGDRRSGRASAKPSLVSSEDDSDHEDIVDLSMASRARRANRERNGVTFTTAVVHGEGVGRGTCHEPSDGLERAPRSHLGVVETLGENVRASESRPVHIGTSAEGSGTPVDIHAAQAKKKLYFNPAYFEPEMLQSPPPAALEFLERIREMITIAKSKMKMKMYQPSLVDIQEEDYEHPSRPLSRSTGTCSQMTLVIDELDQNESAEEETKYSSDHSIQSDSLERKSRESDSRSSTLKKLARRVNSQGQSIVSEIIRTLDLKPRLPPVEGVYGFHSPKTRTTKPPPPKPINARIESPNEPDDDFPELIKPSMLRSVLRDGKRLTDLNNTFENFRQEMMATFNRMKRVGEAISPKSSLSRSKNKNKYEASPDSTVEKNKSGTGNGEGKVQKWLQTLESKNSYTRMSEKQNVVFDSRVGLPQKDGLPPPLPEKNSKPPTLPRKNKPHAQRSTSFHEVKDSANNSGDTTKDSITQSQHLTQRNTIARSLSWQNEHRHYDSNPRRPRQQVPILPEDSLNTSYGSEDDSLNDLLSEAESKVPKMTPSDSDSTYSDTKPSRRGSLERKRKNKSEIKSLSRQLPREEEMTVRNQIFNKNTGAKTMSRIAKSDDNPYEKVRSRSGAKDDEEDHTYEEIRFPGEGKQKPKKRAPKAKDNISEIHIDKDSRIEGEASYNIYSNPESHISEVTIPETCSSPVYSGCTVTIPVVDNMNTENEVPSSGFDQDTLEKRGKKVQRNGSIIQDSLERPKVKKNEKSENKDNSSLERKKAQRRMSLPGEASKNKDKSLLDIYESRSSNRSMRNYKHVSPDRSYSPVRFSNPPSKTHGSFYLNNISNVSENNNNIVNNSDTQKKMRTFKDYQEMKFQRNSSDSDVSSSPLPVTGSSINLNFRSSSPNNKEQKEIRPPLPPKNTRMLDNDTSPVLPPKGQNIRPPLPQKSNKKCETDSDSDRPKLPEKSRKKMVTESLSRSSSGGSIPELTEEEARSILHGLLAHTIHDANRLSPLHEEDDTRHFLGLGNTAADSESQCSVPKLSSYSSGSLESSASSSSSSSSSPPSSSKGNQEGDTLGKAVEISLEHQIVNGYGNFEDPGSPGNEAIVNGEFILSTIGRSPSLRRQTSLSREQKSGFLAKLRDMTEDCVENEHMSKGMEIALALKAKTELEKHFKEKSGADSIKRTWRRIIENADDSKEDKDKISIMQLQQYMASLDRKEKETKLKQEDSGYQSTDSSESGNSKALSSTSTVSTASVGSPRPLAPSRSFSSTSLNYRHSNPNFRRSTSLQQLDSIFNNQYSKYEPTFHRPAFLASLDRRHSDSSSTGSSSIYVNNSFTNDDEDIGKIPLGSG; encoded by the exons ATGCCTCTCAAGCATCAGTTGGTCCACCCCACGGCAGAAGTAGCACTCCTAG GCCTACAGCATGGGGGCACGCCGCTCATGTCTCCGGTGTGTGTCGTCACTAAGGGCAGTATCCTCACTCCTGCTGGGTGGAAGAACATGGCCAACACCAGCACATTGGAACCCCCTTTTAG GTTATTTCGCGACGGAGGCCGTACCTACGTCCAGTGGGTGGGAGAGGAATCGGCTCGCATAGCAGCCGAAGGACGCTTGGTGAAGGTCACTCTCATCTGCAGGGACGCCGCCAAACCAGATACCCCCGTGTTCACGCCCTGTCTCGCCTTTAGGGTAGCGGGAAGTCCAG GGGCAGGCGAGACGGCCGTATCCTCCCCCGTGCGAGGCGTTGGAGCCTCGGGCCTAACGTCCAGCGAAGGGGTCATCATAGGCCTCGTCGTGACTTGTCTAGCAATCACGTACTTCGTGGCCATGACAATATACATCAAAGTGAGAAGAAGAAAGCGGAGAGCTCACAACAG GAGCAAATTAGCCGAAGAAGGCCTCCGGGGTCACTCCAAAGGGAGAggcggtggaggaggaggaggaacagggcCTGGAGACAGACGCTCCGGGAGAGCCAGTGCCAAGCCGTCACTTGTGTCTTCTGAGGATGACTCTGATCACGAGGATATAGTTGACCTTTCCATGGCTTCAAGGGCAAGAAGGGCAAACAGG GAGCGCAACGGTGTAACCTTCACTACGGCTGTAGTACATGGAGAGGGCGTAGGGAGAGGGACGTGTCACGAACCTTCGGACGGCCTAGAGAGAGCTCCTAGGTCACATCTTGGCGTGGTAGAGACGCTAG GTGAAAATGTCAGAGCAAGTGAGTCTCGTCCTGTCCATATTGGGACTTCTGCAGAAGGAAGTGGGACTCCAGTCGATATTCACGCAGCTCAGGCCAAGAAAAAGCTTTATTTCAACCCTGCATATTTCGAACCAGAAATGTTACAG TCTCCTCCGCCAGCGGCGCTCGAGTTCTTAGAGAGGATTCGAGAAATGATCACAATTGCTAAGAGTAAGATGAAAATGAAGATGTATCAGCCAAGCCTGGTCGATATTCAAGAGGAAGACTATGAGCACCCTTCTAGGCCCCTGAGCAGGTCTACTGGGACATGCAGCCAGATGACGCTCGTCATTGATGAACTGGACCAAAACGAATCGGCAGAGGAGGAGACCAAGTACTCGAGCGACCACAGCATCCAGAGTGATTCTTTGGAACGCAAATCCCGCGAAAGTGATAGCAGAAGCTCGACGCTGAAGAAGCTGGCCCGAAGGGTCAACAGTCAAGGCCAGAGCATAGTTAGCGAAATCATAAGAACCTTAGATCTAAAACCAAGACTTCCACCAGTCGAAGGTGTGTATGGATTTCATAGCCCAAAAACACGTACTACTAAACCgccccctccaaagcccatcaatGCCCGTATTGAGTCACCCAATGAACCAGATGATGATTTCCCTGAACTTATTAAGCCATCTATGCTTAGGAGCGTATTGAGAGATGGCAAGAGACTCACAGATTTGAACAATACTTTTGAGAATTTCAGGCAAGAAATGATGGCTACTTTCAATAGAATGAAGAGGGTTGGCGAAGCTATCTCACCTAAGTCTAGTCTAAGCAGATCAAAGAACAAGAATAAATATGAAGCCTCTCCTGACAGCACCGTTGAAAAGAATAAATCTGGAACTGGTAACGGTGAAGGAAAAGTTCAGAAATGGTTACAAACACTGGAAAGTAAAAATTCATACACAAGAATGTCTGAAAAGCAAAATGTTGTATTTGATTCGCGTGTAGGCCTACCACAAAAGGATGGATTGCCTCCACCATTGCCAGAGAAAAACAGCAAGCCTCCAACGTTACCAAGAAAAAATAAACCCCATGCCCAGCGGAGCACTTCATTTCATGAGGTTAAAGACTCTGCTAATAATTCTGGAGATACAACCAAAGATAGCATTACCCAAAGTCAGCACTTGACGCAAAGGAATACTATAGCAAGATCACTGTCATGGCAAAATGAACATCGTCACTATGATTCAAATCCACGACGACCTCGTCAGCAAGTTCCAATTCTTCCAGAAGATAGTCTAAATACTTCATATGGTTCAGAAGATGATTCTTTGAACGATCTTTTAAGTGAAGCTGAATCAAAGGTACCGAAAATGACACCAAGCGATTCTGATAGTACTTACTCAGACACAAAACCTAGCAGAAGAGGTTCTCTCGAacgcaaaaggaaaaataaatctgaAATCAAATCATTATCAAGACAGCTTCCAAGAGAAGAGGAGATGACAGTAAGAAATCAGATTTTCAATAAGAACACTGGTGCTAAGACAATGTCTCGTATAGCTAAAAGCGATGATAATCCATATGAAAAAGTTAGATCCAGGAGTGGAGCAAAAGATGATGAGGAGGATCATACCTATGAGGAGATTCGTTTTCCAGGAGAGGGTAAACAGAAACCAAAGAAAAGGGCACCAAAGGCTAAAGATAATATAAGTGAAATTCATATTGACAAAGACAGTAGAATTGAAGGTGAAGCATCATACAATATTTACAGTAATCCTGAATCTCACATTAGTGAAGTTACTATTCCAGAAACTTGCTCAAGTCCGGTTTATTCTGGTTGCACAGTGACCATACCAGTAGTTGATAACATGAATACTGAAAATGAAGTGCCATCATCAGGGTTCGATCAAGATACCTTGGAGAAAAGAGGCAAAAAGGTTCAACGTAATGGAAGTATAATTCAAGATTCTTTAGAGAGACCTAaagtaaaaaagaatgaaaaatcagAAAACAAAGATAACAGTAGCCTTGAGAGAAAGAAAGCCCAAAGAAGAATGTCACTTCCAGGGGAGGCCAGTAAGAATAAGGATAAAAGTCTTTTAGATATATATGAGTCACGAAGTAGCAACAGGAGTATGAGAAATTACAAGCATGTTTCACCTGATCGTTCATATTCTCCTGTAAGGTTTTCCAACCCACCATCAAAAACCCATGGGTCCTTTTACCTaaataacattagcaatgttagcgaaaataacaataatattgtgaATAACAGTGATACCCAAAAGAAAATGCGAACCTTCAAGGATTACCAAGAAATGAAATTTCAGAGGAACTCCTCAGACTCTGATGTAAGTAGTAGCCCACTTCCAGTCACAGGTTCAAGCATTAACCTGAATTTCCGCAGCTCAAGTCCCAATAACAAAGAACAAAAGGAAATTAGACCTCCATTACCACCAAAAAATACAAGGATGTTAGACAATGACACCTCTCCTGTTCTTCCTCCCAAGGGCCAAAATATCCGTCCACCTCTTCCTCAGAAGTCAAACAAGAAATGTGAAACAGATTCTGACTCTGATCGTCCAAAGTTACCTGAAAAGTCAAGGAAAAAAATGGTCACAGAATCGCTATCTAGATCATCTAGTGGGGGCTCAATTCCTGAACTGACAGAAGAAGAAGCTCGATCTATTCTTCATGGTCTACTTGCCCATACTATACATGATGCAAACAGACTCTCCCCTCTTCACGAGGAAGACGATACTAGACATTTTTTAGGGCTAGGGAACACTGCCGCAGACTCTGAGTCCCAGTGCAGTGTTCCCAAACTCAGTTCTTACTCATCAGGATCACTTGAAAGCTcagcgtcatcatcatcatcatcatcatcatcaccgccaTCTTCATCTAAAGGTAACCAGGAAGGGGACACGCTTGGAAAAGCTGTGGAGATAAGCCTTGAGCATCAGATTGTTAATGGTTATGGAAACTTCGAAGATCCAGGTTCACCTGGCAATGAAGCCATAGTTAATGGAGAATTTATACTTTCAACCATTGGTCGTTCCCCATCACTGCGTCGGCAGACATCTCTGAGCAGAGAACAGAAGAGTGGATTTTTGGCAAAGTTGAGAGATATGACGGAGGACTGTGTAGAGAATGAGCATATGTCTAAGGGTATGGAGATTGCCTTAGCTCTTAAAGCCAAGACAGAGTTAGAAAAACACTTCAAGGAGAAAAGTGGCGCTGATAGCATTAAGCGTACCTGGAGAAGAATCATAGAAAATGCTGATGATTCCAAGGAGGACAAAGATAAAATCTCAATCATGCAACTTCAACAATATATGGCCAGTTTAGACCGTAAGGAAAAAGAGACTAAACTGAAACAGGAAGACTCGGGGTACCAGAGCACAGATTCAAGTGAATCTGGTAACAGTAAGGCTCTATCATCCACGTCCACTGTTTCAACAGCCAGCGTAGGATCACCCCGGCCTCTAGCGCCCAGCAGGAGTTTTAGCAGTACATCCCTAAATTACAGACACAGCAACCCAAACTTCAGACGTTCCACGTCTCTTCAGCAACTGGACTCAATTTTTAATAACCAATATTCTAAGTACGAGCCCACATTTCACCGTCCTGCCTTCCTCGCTTCTCTCGACCGCCGCCATTCAGATTCCAGCAGTACGGGCAGCTCGTCGATTTATGTGAATAATTCCTTTACAAATGACGATGAAGACATTGGCAAAATCCCATTAGGATCAGGGTGA